The nucleotide window TCAATTTTGGGCTTCGCCTGCTCCTTACCGATCCGTCCCATAATTTCGCGGACTTCCTTTTCGGAAAGAGGCAAAGGATAACTGCCGGCTCCCACAAACCCGGTCACTCCCGGCGTGTGACGCACCACATACCACGACTGTTCGTCAAGGCACATTTCCACGAGAACATAGCTGGGATAGAGTTTTCTGGAGACCTTGCGGCTTTTCCCGTCCTTGACAAAAACCCGTTCTTCTATGGGAATCAGAACTCTGAAAATATTGTTCTCCATTCCCATAGTGGCGATACGCTGCTCCAAATTCGCCTTTACGCGATTTTCATAACCGGCGTATGTCTGGACTACATACCAGCGGCGTCCGTCCTGTGGCTCCATAAACTTAAGGGGGATCTACCCCCCACCCCCCAACTCGTACGACCTGACAATTCCATCGCTTTCACATTTTTAAGAAACACGCAAATTCCAAATCTTTTTTGCATTCGTTCCTAACGCAAAATCGTCGTAAAGAGTCCGGTAAGAATAAAATCAAGAATTCCCAGATAAATCGCCACACAAACCGTAAAGGCTATGACGATAAGAGTCGAATACCAGATTTGCGTTTTTCCTGGCCAGGTCACCTTTTTGAGCTCAGCTCTCGCCTCCCGCAAAAAGGAAAATCCC belongs to Synergistaceae bacterium and includes:
- the nusG gene encoding transcription termination/antitermination protein NusG translates to MEPQDGRRWYVVQTYAGYENRVKANLEQRIATMGMENNIFRVLIPIEERVFVKDGKSRKVSRKLYPSYVLVEMCLDEQSWYVVRHTPGVTGFVGAGSYPLPLSEKEVREIMGRIGKEQAKPKIEISLKPGDTVRVKSGPFEGQAGPVAEIVPEKGKVKFMVSVFGRETMVETDYFLLEKI
- the secE gene encoding preprotein translocase subunit SecE; this translates as MSKDIVRSIPGFSFLREARAELKKVTWPGKTQIWYSTLIVIAFTVCVAIYLGILDFILTGLFTTILR